The following are encoded in a window of Longimicrobiaceae bacterium genomic DNA:
- a CDS encoding tetratricopeptide repeat protein — protein MDSSSPSDLTTTLERARELAAARDWAALAELARETPSEALEQAPELGYLCADALNRTGATAAARTTAGAVEPAIRRAGDRRLLLRLENLLGVIAFEAGESAEAERHFSELLENASRWQDDEFVARASNNLGVLANIRGRRDLALTYYERALAAYQRLGHLRGLAQTHYNLGISYRDLGRSEEADAHYRQAIDFAGRSASEDVIALAETERAELRIRSGDGSLADRWLGKAQRRFEKLGDPVRRAEVLRVRASAARLRGRIETARKHLEEAFAVARSHSNLLLLAEVQRDRGMLFRDLRLEEEARLALLDAADHFARLGADDEARAARQAAGEQE, from the coding sequence TTGGACTCGAGTTCCCCGTCCGACCTTACCACTACCCTGGAGAGGGCCCGCGAGCTTGCGGCCGCGCGCGACTGGGCCGCGCTGGCAGAGCTTGCGCGGGAGACCCCGTCCGAGGCCCTCGAGCAGGCACCGGAGCTGGGCTATCTCTGCGCCGATGCGCTGAACCGTACCGGCGCGACTGCCGCCGCCCGAACAACAGCCGGCGCGGTGGAGCCGGCCATCCGGCGGGCGGGGGATCGCCGACTCCTGCTGCGGCTCGAAAACTTGCTCGGCGTCATCGCGTTCGAGGCGGGAGAGTCGGCGGAGGCGGAGCGCCACTTCTCCGAGTTGCTCGAGAACGCGAGCCGCTGGCAGGACGACGAGTTCGTCGCCCGCGCGTCGAACAACCTGGGCGTGCTCGCCAACATCCGTGGCCGTCGCGACCTGGCGCTCACCTACTACGAGCGCGCGCTCGCCGCCTACCAGCGTCTTGGCCACCTACGCGGCCTCGCCCAGACCCACTACAACCTCGGAATCTCCTACCGCGACCTGGGGCGGAGTGAGGAAGCTGACGCCCACTACCGCCAGGCGATCGACTTTGCCGGGCGCTCTGCCAGCGAGGACGTTATCGCCCTGGCAGAGACGGAGCGCGCGGAGCTCCGCATCCGCAGTGGCGACGGGTCGCTCGCCGATCGCTGGTTAGGCAAGGCCCAGCGCCGCTTCGAGAAGCTCGGTGATCCCGTTCGACGCGCCGAGGTCCTTCGGGTGCGCGCCAGCGCCGCGCGGCTACGCGGCCGCATAGAGACAGCCCGGAAACACCTCGAAGAGGCGTTCGCGGTGGCCCGCTCTCACTCCAACCTCCTGTTGCTGGCCGAGGTACAGCGCGACCGAGGGATGCTCTTCCGCGACCTGCGGCTCGAAGAAGAAGCGCGCCTCGCCCTGCTGGACGCGGCCGATCACTTCGCCCGCCTCGGCGCCGATGACGAAGCTCGCGCCGCACGCCAGGCCGCAGGCGAACAGGAGTAG
- a CDS encoding plastocyanin/azurin family copper-binding protein: MMSRPFVISLAAALLLSLGCSGDGGYGGDGGDGGNGGPTGPQNNGRLEGEVTGPGGGIPGAEVAIEGGGSTETDEDGSYSISNVAPGTKTVTVTPPDGFTLAPGETASKTVNVVANAAATLNWSLRLEDTNPTAVEIGLTANRFSPDDVVIPVGSTVTWVNETSTTHTISPNDPGQSGTWPEQTISGEGTEYQHTFSTAGTFDYVCKLHAGMTGVVRVH; this comes from the coding sequence ATGATGTCGAGACCATTCGTGATTTCGCTGGCGGCCGCACTCCTGCTCTCCCTCGGGTGCAGCGGCGATGGCGGCTACGGTGGTGACGGTGGAGACGGTGGCAACGGCGGCCCTACCGGCCCGCAAAACAACGGTCGGCTGGAAGGGGAGGTCACCGGACCCGGCGGCGGAATCCCCGGTGCCGAGGTGGCCATCGAAGGAGGCGGTAGCACGGAAACCGACGAGGACGGCTCCTACTCCATTTCCAACGTGGCGCCCGGCACGAAGACGGTCACTGTAACTCCGCCGGATGGCTTCACTCTGGCTCCCGGTGAGACCGCGTCGAAGACGGTGAACGTGGTCGCGAACGCCGCCGCCACGCTGAACTGGAGCCTTCGCCTCGAGGACACCAACCCGACCGCCGTGGAAATCGGGCTCACCGCCAACCGATTCAGCCCGGACGACGTGGTCATCCCCGTCGGCAGCACGGTCACCTGGGTGAACGAGACCTCCACCACTCACACGATCAGCCCCAACGACCCCGGGCAGTCCGGGACCTGGCCGGAACAGACGATCAGCGGCGAAGGAACAGAGTACCAGCACACCTTCAGCACCGCCGGGACGTTCGACTACGTGTGCAAACTGCACGCAGGCATGACCGGCGTCGTGCGGGTGCACTGA
- a CDS encoding cupredoxin family copper-binding protein has protein sequence MRAVLTVALLLSLVSGVSAQSVLERSPNLHGVWSLPQGQAVFVFAHRFELIDGADELRNIPTLTVGAGLPLGLTVGLDYTSNSEISPGSSGANEVEYWLKRSFLPTSDLGFSALLGYNSVAESVDGALDARIGMGPLAVLGEVRAFSDAFGAGEGGAAATVGALLRLTPYLALTGDVGRMLNTDTLGTVWSTSVSVAIPGTPHSFSLQAANNGAATLHGVSREPEGALKSVRYGFTFTVPLGTASQWARIFRPPPVSQGAAADTNVVRVDMRQIAFAPAEIRIRRGQKVEWINSDPTVHTVTADDESWGSELIPEGGRYSRVFEEIGRFPYHCLPHPMMRGVVIVEE, from the coding sequence ATGAGGGCGGTCCTCACAGTCGCCCTGCTGCTTTCTCTGGTCAGTGGGGTTTCCGCTCAATCGGTGCTGGAACGCTCTCCCAATCTTCACGGGGTGTGGTCGTTGCCGCAGGGACAGGCCGTGTTCGTCTTCGCGCACCGCTTCGAGCTGATCGATGGCGCCGACGAGCTACGCAACATCCCGACGCTCACCGTGGGCGCGGGCCTTCCGCTCGGGCTCACTGTCGGACTCGACTACACCTCGAACAGTGAGATCAGTCCCGGGAGCTCGGGCGCCAACGAGGTCGAATACTGGCTGAAGCGGTCGTTCCTTCCCACCAGCGACCTCGGCTTCTCTGCGCTATTGGGCTACAACTCGGTCGCGGAGAGCGTCGACGGAGCACTCGACGCCCGCATCGGCATGGGACCATTAGCGGTGCTGGGCGAAGTCCGGGCGTTCAGCGACGCCTTCGGCGCTGGCGAAGGGGGAGCTGCGGCCACGGTGGGGGCTCTGCTCCGCCTCACCCCTTACCTGGCGCTCACGGGGGATGTCGGGCGCATGCTCAACACCGACACGCTCGGCACCGTCTGGAGTACGTCGGTATCGGTCGCCATCCCGGGTACCCCCCACAGCTTCTCGCTGCAGGCGGCGAACAATGGAGCCGCAACCCTGCACGGCGTGTCGCGCGAGCCGGAGGGTGCTCTCAAGTCCGTGCGCTACGGCTTCACCTTCACGGTACCCCTCGGGACTGCCTCACAGTGGGCCCGGATCTTCCGTCCCCCTCCCGTCTCCCAAGGTGCGGCCGCCGACACCAATGTGGTTCGCGTGGACATGCGGCAGATCGCCTTCGCGCCCGCGGAGATCCGCATCCGCCGGGGACAGAAGGTGGAGTGGATCAACAGTGACCCGACAGTGCACACGGTCACCGCGGACGACGAGAGCTGGGGAAGCGAGCTGATCCCGGAAGGGGGACGCTATTCGCGCGTCTTCGAGGAGATCGGGAGGTTTCCGTACCACTGCCTCCCACATCCCATGATGCGGGGCGTCGTGATTGTCGAGGAATGA
- a CDS encoding CHRD domain-containing protein, whose translation MLKTVRYAALALLLPLALTACDDDDDDGAIVYRAELSGASEVPPRTTSATGVAEFRLSDNDVITYTVDVTGLSNIAAGHIHGPASTTTNAGVIIGLFSTPPSTSPFTGRLAEGTINRSSTLNGVDFDGLVNLLETGQAYVNIHTNDGVDPPDTGPGDFPGGEIRGQILRR comes from the coding sequence ATGCTCAAGACAGTCCGCTACGCAGCCCTGGCGCTGCTCCTGCCGCTGGCGCTCACGGCCTGCGATGACGACGATGACGACGGCGCGATCGTCTACCGAGCAGAGCTGAGCGGCGCCAGCGAGGTGCCTCCGCGCACCACCTCCGCCACCGGTGTCGCGGAGTTCCGCCTGAGCGACAACGACGTCATTACCTACACGGTGGACGTTACCGGCCTGAGCAACATCGCCGCTGGCCACATTCACGGCCCTGCCAGCACCACCACGAATGCCGGAGTGATCATCGGCCTCTTCTCCACCCCGCCCAGCACGAGCCCCTTCACCGGACGCCTCGCGGAAGGGACCATCAACCGATCCTCGACCCTCAACGGGGTAGACTTTGACGGGCTCGTCAATCTGCTGGAGACGGGTCAGGCCTATGTGAACATCCACACCAACGACGGTGTGGATCCGCCGGATACCGGACCGGGTGATTTCCCCGGTGGGGAGATTCGCGGGCAGATCCTCAGGCGGTAG
- a CDS encoding rod shape-determining protein yields the protein MADIAIDLGTANTLIQVKGEGVVLNEPSVVAVERGTGRVRAIGLEAKRMLGRTPEAIVAVRPMRDGVIADVDMAEIMLRHFLQLVLPKGLFRARPKVVIGVPSGITEMERRAVRSAAIAAGAKEVHLISEPMAAAIGVGLPVITPRGSMVVNIGGGTTEIGVIALSGIVADASIRVGGNEIDDAITAFVRKGFNLLIGDATAEMIKIQIGSAYPDGPEREMEVKGRDLVSGIPKTVRIGSSEIREAIQEPIQAVVEAVRRALEVTPPELASDIVDEGIVMTGGGAQLRGLDILLGHEVSLPIHVDEEPLTCVVRGAGAVLEDWETYQGVVTP from the coding sequence GTGGCAGACATTGCGATCGATCTGGGTACGGCCAACACCCTGATCCAGGTGAAGGGGGAAGGGGTCGTGCTGAACGAACCTTCCGTCGTGGCGGTCGAGCGGGGAACCGGGCGGGTCCGCGCGATCGGCCTCGAGGCGAAGCGGATGCTCGGCAGGACTCCGGAGGCGATCGTGGCCGTGCGGCCCATGCGCGACGGCGTCATTGCTGATGTCGACATGGCGGAGATCATGCTCCGCCACTTCCTTCAACTGGTGTTGCCGAAGGGACTCTTTCGCGCTCGCCCGAAGGTGGTGATCGGGGTTCCCTCCGGCATCACCGAGATGGAGCGACGAGCGGTTCGCTCCGCGGCCATCGCGGCGGGCGCGAAGGAGGTCCACCTCATCTCCGAGCCGATGGCCGCGGCGATCGGGGTGGGCCTACCGGTCATCACCCCGCGCGGCTCCATGGTCGTCAACATCGGCGGAGGAACTACGGAGATCGGGGTGATCGCGCTCTCGGGCATCGTGGCGGACGCCTCCATCCGTGTCGGGGGCAACGAGATCGACGATGCCATCACCGCCTTCGTGCGGAAGGGATTCAACCTGCTGATCGGCGACGCCACCGCCGAGATGATCAAGATCCAGATCGGCTCCGCCTACCCGGATGGCCCTGAGCGGGAGATGGAGGTGAAGGGTCGCGACCTGGTCAGCGGCATTCCGAAGACGGTGAGGATCGGCTCGTCGGAGATTCGGGAAGCGATCCAGGAGCCGATCCAGGCGGTCGTCGAGGCCGTGCGGCGAGCGCTGGAGGTCACTCCGCCCGAGCTCGCGTCCGACATCGTGGACGAGGGGATCGTGATGACGGGCGGAGGAGCTCAACTCCGCGGCCTCGATATCCTGCTCGGCCACGAGGTCTCGCTCCCCATCCACGTCGACGAGGAACCGCTTACCTGTGTCGTCCGCGGTGCCGGGGCGGTACTGGAGGACTGGGAGACGTATCAGGGGGTGGTGACCCCGTAG
- a CDS encoding transglycosylase SLT domain-containing protein yields MTSIKRGILLLVSTTIVVAAVALLFGRAPEMPEQYPPDLQAPPGRAPDSLRLPGVPEEVGVFLENGQAWRAALVMREYLRVTPDPDADALLLAARAEAGWGGWSRVRSYLEGKEWLNEAGEGQGWYWLARAFEEDEAWREAWDAYDRYLDTASAEGDPSLRAVAKLRQGLVLLRLERPEEAAELLAGMRSELPDISARIDILAAEALATTGDTAGVRRRIGAVPEDGSLAERGRKALLRAYEEVEDYAGAYVLARSYREAARSASQRADYALVAGRMAHELGNDEDARAELRVAASSAPSSAAAAGAARLLEEIGGLSVSDRLTLARVYDARGDNARAAGHYQAWLEAGAGTASERGNVRQALGQALFDAGKYGDAIAALRPLDTAAALYLTGRAEYRRGNESRGREIFLRLAREHPGSRQASEALFLIADLAHDDQDLEEAVPIYRRVADEFHGHDRAGLSLMRLAGAAFQSRDYERAAQLWQEYRSTYPSGERWLESTYWAGRAHEAMEDSATAFALYRAARERDPLSYYALQSGRRLGEPFWPIPMGPSPADDSAAVARVEGWLRGVDLLLAAGLYGEAEAEADRWIAAAGDDPVLLYPLAEALNARGLTVRGIRIGLRLQQKEPANPRLMRIVYPFPYRPMIEAEAKEKGLDPYVVAALVRQESLFKARISSPVGARGLMQVMPETGRGLARGVGIDDWDPELLFQPEINAHLGTIFLAEQMKRWNGSLPSVFSAYNAGPHRVEAWQRFPEYGEEELFTERIPYRETRDYVKILTRNIAIYRGLYGDAEVASGAVDRPAGA; encoded by the coding sequence ATGACGTCCATCAAACGGGGAATTCTCTTGCTCGTCTCCACCACCATCGTCGTGGCGGCCGTGGCTCTCCTATTCGGTCGCGCCCCCGAAATGCCAGAGCAGTACCCTCCCGATCTCCAAGCGCCTCCCGGCCGGGCGCCGGATTCGCTGCGCCTGCCGGGTGTGCCCGAGGAGGTCGGGGTATTCCTGGAGAACGGGCAGGCCTGGCGCGCCGCACTGGTGATGCGGGAGTATCTGCGGGTAACGCCAGATCCGGATGCGGACGCGCTGCTGCTGGCAGCGCGTGCGGAGGCGGGATGGGGCGGGTGGTCGCGCGTACGCAGCTACCTCGAGGGCAAGGAGTGGTTGAATGAGGCGGGCGAAGGGCAGGGCTGGTACTGGCTGGCCCGGGCGTTCGAGGAGGACGAAGCCTGGCGGGAAGCCTGGGATGCATACGACCGCTATCTCGACACCGCCTCGGCCGAGGGTGATCCCTCGCTGAGAGCGGTGGCGAAGCTCCGCCAGGGTCTGGTCCTACTGCGACTTGAACGTCCCGAGGAGGCTGCCGAGCTGCTCGCCGGAATGCGGTCCGAGCTCCCCGATATCAGCGCCCGTATTGACATTCTCGCGGCCGAGGCGCTCGCCACCACAGGAGATACGGCGGGCGTGCGGCGGCGAATTGGAGCGGTGCCGGAGGACGGCTCGCTGGCGGAGCGGGGCCGCAAGGCGCTCCTGCGCGCTTACGAGGAGGTCGAGGACTACGCCGGCGCCTACGTCCTCGCCCGCTCCTACCGGGAGGCGGCGAGGAGCGCGTCGCAGCGCGCCGATTACGCGTTGGTAGCGGGCCGTATGGCGCACGAGCTCGGTAACGACGAGGACGCCCGGGCCGAGCTACGCGTCGCGGCGAGCTCCGCCCCCAGCTCGGCGGCAGCGGCGGGCGCCGCCAGGCTGCTGGAGGAGATCGGCGGATTGAGCGTGTCCGACCGGCTCACGCTGGCGCGGGTCTACGACGCGAGGGGAGACAATGCCCGCGCGGCGGGCCACTACCAGGCGTGGCTCGAGGCGGGCGCCGGGACCGCGTCGGAGCGCGGGAACGTGCGCCAGGCGCTGGGCCAGGCCCTGTTCGACGCAGGTAAGTACGGCGACGCGATAGCCGCGCTGCGCCCTCTCGATACGGCCGCCGCTCTCTACCTCACCGGGCGCGCCGAATACCGCCGGGGCAACGAGAGCCGTGGCCGGGAAATATTTCTCCGTCTCGCGCGCGAGCATCCGGGTAGCCGGCAGGCGTCGGAGGCTCTTTTCCTGATCGCGGACCTCGCGCACGATGACCAGGACCTGGAGGAGGCTGTCCCGATCTACCGCCGCGTCGCGGATGAGTTTCACGGCCACGACCGTGCGGGCCTGTCGCTGATGCGCCTCGCCGGCGCCGCCTTCCAGAGCCGCGATTACGAACGGGCCGCGCAGCTCTGGCAGGAGTACCGATCCACCTACCCCAGCGGGGAGCGGTGGCTCGAGTCCACCTACTGGGCGGGTCGCGCACACGAAGCGATGGAGGACAGCGCGACCGCGTTCGCGCTCTACCGCGCCGCGCGTGAGAGGGATCCCCTCTCCTACTATGCGCTTCAGTCCGGCCGCAGGCTGGGTGAGCCGTTCTGGCCTATTCCGATGGGACCTTCGCCCGCGGATGATTCGGCAGCCGTCGCGCGGGTAGAGGGGTGGTTACGGGGAGTGGACCTGCTCCTCGCCGCGGGGCTGTACGGCGAAGCCGAAGCGGAGGCCGATCGTTGGATTGCCGCGGCCGGAGACGATCCGGTGCTGCTCTATCCGCTCGCCGAAGCACTGAATGCCCGCGGCCTCACGGTGCGGGGAATCCGCATCGGATTGCGCCTGCAGCAGAAGGAACCGGCCAACCCACGCCTGATGCGCATCGTCTATCCCTTCCCCTATCGACCGATGATCGAGGCAGAGGCGAAGGAGAAGGGGCTCGACCCGTATGTGGTGGCGGCGCTGGTGCGTCAGGAATCCCTCTTCAAGGCCCGGATCTCCTCCCCCGTGGGTGCGCGAGGCCTGATGCAAGTGATGCCCGAGACCGGTCGGGGTCTGGCCCGCGGGGTCGGGATCGACGACTGGGACCCCGAGCTGCTCTTCCAGCCCGAGATCAATGCTCACCTGGGCACGATCTTCCTCGCCGAGCAGATGAAGCGTTGGAACGGTTCGCTGCCGTCCGTCTTCTCCGCCTACAACGCCGGTCCGCACCGGGTCGAGGCGTGGCAGCGCTTCCCGGAATACGGCGAGGAGGAGCTGTTCACCGAGCGGATTCCCTACCGCGAGACGAGAGACTACGTGAAGATTCTCACGCGGAACATCGCCATCTATCGCGGGCTTTATGGGGACGCCGAAGTCGCGAGCGGAGCGGTCGATCGCCCTGCTGGCGCCTGA
- a CDS encoding MotA/TolQ/ExbB proton channel family protein, whose protein sequence is MSCALAFARIQLSGVETPEMTFMDIWEGGGWMMWPLLACAVIGGLVIVWKLYDLTSKGARTKRVLREVDALVAEGRYAEAIGTAEASGTPAGRILAQGLRRADEGTERVVKAIENAGMIEMAKLERGLVVLATVSTVAPLLGFLGTVVGMILAFQAIELAGEVEATMVAAGIKVALITTAAGLVIAIPVNIAHNYFVSRIDRLVLDMEESAQRTIDHLHDRAVRRTAAV, encoded by the coding sequence GTGAGTTGTGCGCTTGCCTTCGCTCGGATACAGCTTTCCGGGGTGGAAACGCCCGAGATGACCTTCATGGACATCTGGGAGGGCGGCGGGTGGATGATGTGGCCGCTGCTGGCCTGCGCGGTGATCGGCGGGCTCGTCATCGTCTGGAAGCTCTACGACCTCACCTCCAAGGGCGCGCGCACGAAGCGGGTTCTGCGGGAGGTCGACGCCCTCGTGGCTGAAGGGCGGTATGCCGAGGCGATCGGGACCGCTGAAGCCTCCGGCACGCCGGCGGGGCGGATTCTGGCGCAGGGGCTGCGCCGCGCCGACGAGGGAACGGAGCGGGTGGTCAAGGCCATCGAGAACGCCGGCATGATCGAGATGGCCAAGCTGGAGCGGGGCCTGGTCGTGCTCGCAACGGTGTCCACCGTCGCCCCTTTGCTGGGGTTCCTTGGCACGGTGGTGGGGATGATCCTGGCCTTCCAGGCAATCGAGCTGGCGGGGGAGGTGGAGGCGACCATGGTGGCGGCGGGGATCAAGGTCGCGCTGATCACCACCGCCGCGGGGCTGGTGATCGCGATCCCCGTCAACATCGCCCACAATTATTTCGTGAGTCGTATCGACCGGCTCGTTCTGGATATGGAAGAGTCGGCCCAGCGCACCATCGATCACCTGCACGATCGGGCGGTTCGCCGGACGGCCGCCGTCTGA
- a CDS encoding ABC transporter ATP-binding protein: protein MATNPEGRESIGTRPGIDTLPEVDREETPVGSRALPPAKGDSDLRGQTPDDLEPPRDALLIVKQLRKYFPIRKGFLQRHVGDIKAVDGVSFYMREGETLGLVGESGCGKTTTGRTLLRMENPTGGTVTFRDKNVFEMDPEELRRFRRKAQYVFQDPFSSLNPRLTVGDALREVLKIHRLAVGREDERIAELLKVVGLRPEHAVRYPHEFSGGQRQRIGIARALAVEPDLIVCDEPVSALDVSVQAQVINLLQDLQQELGLTYLFIAHDLSVVEHISDRVAVMYLGRIVELADADELYRNPLMPYTKALLSAVPVPEPGRKAQRIVLQGDVPSPANPPPGCPFHPRCQHPLKDADCARIVPPLADKGGGHFAACIKVPLGAGDRD from the coding sequence ATGGCGACGAACCCGGAAGGGCGCGAGAGCATCGGCACGCGGCCCGGAATCGACACTCTGCCGGAGGTCGACCGCGAGGAGACCCCGGTGGGTTCCCGCGCACTGCCGCCGGCCAAGGGAGATTCCGATCTGCGAGGGCAGACGCCGGACGACCTCGAGCCGCCGCGGGATGCGCTGCTGATCGTCAAGCAGTTGCGGAAGTACTTTCCCATCCGGAAGGGCTTCCTTCAACGCCACGTAGGTGACATAAAGGCCGTGGATGGAGTGTCCTTCTACATGCGGGAGGGGGAGACCCTCGGCCTGGTGGGGGAATCGGGGTGTGGGAAGACCACCACGGGACGCACCCTCCTGCGGATGGAGAACCCTACCGGAGGGACGGTTACCTTCCGCGACAAGAACGTCTTCGAGATGGATCCGGAGGAGCTGCGACGCTTCCGCCGGAAGGCCCAGTACGTGTTCCAGGATCCGTTCTCTTCGCTAAACCCGCGCCTGACCGTCGGCGACGCGCTGCGGGAGGTGCTGAAGATCCACCGGCTGGCGGTGGGTCGCGAGGACGAGCGGATTGCCGAGTTGCTGAAGGTGGTCGGGTTGCGGCCGGAACACGCCGTCCGCTATCCGCACGAGTTTTCGGGCGGGCAGCGCCAGCGCATCGGGATTGCTCGGGCGCTGGCGGTCGAGCCGGACCTCATCGTCTGCGACGAGCCGGTGTCGGCGCTCGACGTATCGGTGCAGGCCCAGGTCATCAACCTGCTACAGGATCTCCAGCAGGAGCTGGGGCTCACCTACCTGTTCATCGCGCACGACCTCTCGGTGGTGGAGCACATCAGCGACCGGGTGGCGGTGATGTACCTGGGCCGTATCGTCGAGCTCGCCGATGCCGACGAGCTCTATCGCAATCCGTTGATGCCGTACACGAAGGCGCTGCTGTCCGCCGTGCCCGTACCGGAGCCCGGCCGCAAGGCGCAGCGGATCGTGCTGCAGGGTGACGTCCCTTCGCCCGCCAATCCGCCGCCGGGCTGCCCCTTTCATCCCCGTTGCCAGCACCCGCTCAAGGACGCGGACTGCGCGCGGATCGTGCCGCCCCTGGCGGACAAAGGAGGTGGGCACTTCGCCGCGTGCATCAAGGTGCCGTTGGGCGCGGGCGACCGGGACTGA
- a CDS encoding ABC transporter ATP-binding protein has translation MASQPLLQVENLRTYFRTDAGLAQAVDGVSFHVDPGETLGIVGESGSGKSVTALSVMRLIPEPPGEIQRGSRILFNGERGVEDLAQASESRMREIRGNDIAMIFQEPMTSLNPVFRVGDQIMESLRLHQGLNKREARDRAIEMLRLVGIPSPEQRVDEYPHQLSGGMRQRVMIAVALACDPKLLIADEPTTALDVTIQAQILELLNRLQEEMGMSIILITHDLGVVAETCDRVIVMYAGQVFEEGPVADVFRDPQNPYTEGLLHSIPRLGQDVERLAVIPGIVPSPTNWPTGCRFHDRCPYGWEKTEQEEPPLFDIGPGRRSKCWLVKYPERREEIRRAGGGFTSRGVLTGTGAATPVAGEPLDDVSGSLPDEGPR, from the coding sequence ATGGCAAGTCAGCCGCTGCTTCAGGTCGAAAACCTCCGCACCTACTTCCGCACCGATGCCGGGCTCGCCCAGGCGGTGGACGGGGTCTCGTTCCACGTTGACCCTGGCGAGACGCTGGGGATCGTGGGGGAGTCGGGGAGCGGGAAATCGGTGACTGCGCTCTCGGTGATGCGGTTGATCCCGGAGCCGCCGGGCGAGATCCAGCGGGGGTCGCGCATCCTCTTCAACGGGGAGCGCGGCGTCGAGGATCTGGCGCAGGCGTCGGAGAGCCGGATGCGGGAGATCCGCGGCAACGACATCGCGATGATTTTCCAGGAGCCGATGACCTCGCTGAACCCGGTCTTCAGGGTCGGCGACCAGATCATGGAGTCGTTGCGCCTGCACCAGGGGCTGAACAAGCGAGAGGCCCGCGATCGGGCCATCGAGATGCTCCGTCTGGTGGGGATTCCCAGCCCGGAGCAGCGGGTGGACGAGTATCCTCATCAGCTCTCCGGGGGGATGCGGCAGCGGGTGATGATCGCGGTGGCGCTGGCGTGCGACCCCAAGCTGCTGATCGCCGACGAGCCCACGACCGCGCTCGACGTGACCATCCAGGCGCAGATCCTGGAGTTGCTTAACCGGCTGCAGGAGGAGATGGGGATGTCGATCATCCTCATCACCCACGACCTGGGAGTGGTGGCGGAAACGTGCGACCGGGTGATTGTGATGTACGCGGGTCAGGTGTTCGAGGAGGGGCCCGTGGCTGATGTCTTCCGCGATCCGCAGAACCCGTATACCGAAGGGCTCCTGCACTCCATTCCACGTCTGGGCCAGGACGTCGAGCGGCTGGCCGTGATCCCGGGGATCGTGCCCAGTCCGACCAACTGGCCGACCGGCTGTCGCTTCCATGATCGCTGCCCGTACGGCTGGGAAAAGACCGAGCAGGAGGAGCCGCCCCTCTTCGATATCGGGCCGGGGCGCCGCTCGAAATGCTGGCTGGTCAAGTATCCGGAGCGCCGGGAAGAGATCCGACGCGCGGGGGGAGGATTCACCAGTCGGGGCGTACTGACCGGGACGGGCGCGGCCACGCCGGTGGCCGGAGAACCGCTCGACGACGTGTCCGGATCCCTTCCGGATGAGGGGCCGCGCTGA